The following are from one region of the Prionailurus bengalensis isolate Pbe53 chromosome A2, Fcat_Pben_1.1_paternal_pri, whole genome shotgun sequence genome:
- the STAB1 gene encoding stabilin-1 isoform X3 — MAGPRGLLLLCLLAFCLAGSSFTRGQKVRSRRCDVKTKFVMRIPCTMCPAIKRRMCPPGWLRELPEKISQDCRYEVQLGDSLMSMSGCSMECWKDVVEKACCPGYWGSQCYECPGGAETPCNGRGTCLDGIDGNGTCVCQENFSGSSCQECQDPSRFGPNCQSVCSCVHGVCSHGPLGDGSCLCFAGYTGARCDQELPVCQALNCPQNSQCSAEAPACSCLPGHTQQGRECRAPNPCQPSPCSPLAQCSVSPTGQAQCRCPKDYHGDGTVCLPHDPCTINHGGCPINSTVCLYLRSGKASCQCKPGLVSINHNASAGCFAYCFPHSCDRSATCQVTSDGKTSCVCKEGEVGDGRACYGHLLHEIQKASQLGVVFLRLRVTLAMLDQGCREILTTSGPFTVLVPSLSSVFSRTMNASVARQLCKQHIIAGQHILEELGTQQTRRWWTLDGQELTVTFNHFMQKYTYKYKEHPQQTFTIQKANYPAANGVFHLVTALQWQPPPELPEDPKRTIGQILASTEAFSRFETILENCGLPSILDGPGPFTVFVPSNEAVDMLRDGRLIYLFTAGLSKLQELVKYHIYSHGQLTIEKLISKGRVLTMANQVLAVNISEEGRILLGPEGVPLRRVDVLAANGVIHMLEGVLLPPTILPILPKHCNEEQYKIVAGSCVDCQALNTSMCPPNSMKLDIFPKECVYTHDPTGLNVLKKGCAHYCNQTILKPGCCKGFFGPDCIQCPGGFSNPCYGKGTCSDGVRGNGACLCFPDYKGIACHICSNPNKHGDQCQEDCGCVHGLCDNRPGSGGVCQRGTCAPGFSGHFCNESSVNCGPTERAQSCHLHARCVSQGGVTRCVCLDGFEGDGFSCTPSNPCSHPDRGGCSENAECVPGALGNHHCTCHKGWSGDGRVCVAIDECELDVRGGCHADALCSYVGPGQSRCTCKLGFAGDGYVCSPIDPCRAGNGGCHDLAICQAVGGGQRVCTCPSGYGGDGFNCYGDIFRELEANAHFSVFYQWIKSAGITLPTDSRVTALVPSESAIRRLSPEDQAFWLQPRMLPHLVRAHFLQGALSEEELARLAGQDVATLSPTTRWEIHNISGRVWVQNASVDVADLLATNGVLHVLSQVLLPPRGDALHGQGLLQQLDSVPAFHLFRELLQHHSLVPQIEAATAYTIFVPTNRSLEAQGNSSILDADTVRHHVILGEALSTESLQKGGHRNSLLGPAHWLVFYNHSGQPEVNHMPLEGPVLEAPGRSLFGLSGVLTVGSSRCLHSHAESLREKCINCTRKFRCTQGFQLENTPRKSCVYRSGYSFSRGCSYTCAKKIQVPDCCPGFFGTLCEPCPGGLGGVCSGHGQCQDRLLGSGECHCHEGFHGTACEMCELGRYGPTCAGVCNCAHGLCQEGLQGDGSCVCHAGWQGPRCDQKISGPQCPKKCDPNANCVQDLATAPACVCAAGYSGDGVHCSEVDPCARDHGGCSPHANCTKVAPGQRTCTCQDGYTGDGELCQEVNSCLIHHGGCHMHAECIPTGPQQVSCSCREGYSGDGIRTCELLDPCSQSNGGCSPYAVCKSTGDGQRTCTCDAAHTVGDGFTCRARVGLELLRDRHASFFSLHLLEYKELKGDGPFTVFVPRADLMSNLSQDELARIRAHRQLVFRYHVVGCRQLRSQELLDEGYVTTLSGHTLRIHEREGSIYLNDFARVVSSDHEAVNGVLHFIDRVLLPPDVLYWKPDVAPILRRNVTAAAESFGYKIFSGLVKVAGLLPLLQDAAHRPLTMLWPTDSALQALPPDRQAWLYHEDHRDKLAAILRGHVIRNIEALASDLPNLGPLRTMHGTPISFSCSRVRPGELTVGEEDARIMQRHLPFEGGLAYGIDQLLEPPGLGARCDRFETRPLRLKICSICGLEPPCPEGSREQGSPETCWRYYSKFWTSPPLHSLALRSIWARSSLWGQPQGLGRGCHRNCVTTTWKPSCCPGHYGSECRACPGGASSPCGGHGVCMDGMSGSGQCQCHSRFTGTACELCASGAFGPQCQACRCTSHGRCDEGLGGSGSCFCDEGWTGPSCEVQLKLQPVCAPPCAPEAVCRAGNSCECGLGYEGDGRSCTVADLCRDGHGGCSEHATCSQAGTVVTCTCLPAYEGDGWSCRARDPCADGHRGGCSEHADCLNTGPNTRRCVCHAGYVGDGLQCLEEPEPPVDRCLGQPPPCHVDAVCTDLHFQEKQAGVFHLQAPSGPYGLNFSEAEAACGAQGAVLASLPQLSAAQKLGFHLCRVGWLANGSAAHPVVFPAADCGGGQVGVISLGLRKNHSERWDTYCYREQDVACRCRQGFVGDGTSICNGKLLDVLAATANFSTFYGMLLGYANATPRGLDFLDFLDDELTYKTLFVPVNEGFVDNMTLSGPDLELHASNTTFLSTNASQDTVLPAHSGLSLFFSAVGPDNSSWAPVAPGAVVVSHVVVWDIMAFNGIIHALARPLLAPLQPAAVAPEGPPVVAGVGAVVAAGALLGLVAGAFYLRARGQATGFGFSTFQAEDDAEDDFSSWQEGTSPTLVSVPNPVFGSPDAFSVLPPTQDSLLEEDFPDTQRILTVK; from the exons ATGGCAGGGCCCCGGGGCCTCCTCCTGCTCTGCCTCCTGGCCTTCTGCCTAGCAGGCTCCAGCTTCACCAGGGGGCAGAAG GTGCGGTCCAGACGCTGCGATGTGAAGACCAAGTTTGTCATGCGCATACCCTGCACCATGTGCCCTGCCATTAAGAGGCGGATGTGCCCCCCAGGCTGGCTTCGGGAGTTACCAGAGAAGATCTCACAGGACTGCCG CTACGAGGTGCAGCTGGGGGACTCTTTGATGTCTATGAGCGGCTGCAGCATGGAGTGCTGGAAGGACGTGGTGGAGAAGGCCTGCTGCCCCGGCTACTGGGGATCCCAGTGTTATG AGTGTCCTGGAGGTGCTGAGACTCCGTGTAACGGCCGTGGGACCTGCCTGGATGGCATAGACGGGAATGGGACCTGTGTGTGCCAG GAAAACTTCAGTGGCTCCTCCTGCCAGGAGTGCCAAGACCCCAGCCGATTTGGGCCCAACTGCCAGTCAG TGTGCAGCTGCGTGCATGGCGTGTGCAGCCATGGGCCACTTGGAGATGGAAGCTGCCTGTGTTTTGCTGGATACACTGGAGCCCGCTGTGACCAAG AGCTGCCAGTCTGCCAGGCCCTGAATTGTCCCCAGAACTCCCAGTGCTCTGCAGAGGCCCCTGCCTGCAGCTGCCTCCCGGGCCACACCCAGCAGGGCAGAGAATGTAGAG CCCCTAATCCCTGCCAGCCATCGCCCTGTTCCCCACTGGCCCAGTGCTCGGTGAGCCCCACGGGGCAGGCACAGTGTCGCTGCCCCAAGGACTACCACGGTGACGGGACGGTGTGTCTGCCCCATGACCCGTGCACCATCAACCATGGTGGCTGCCCCATCAACTCCACCGTGTGTCTGTACCTGAGATCAGGCAAG GCCTCCTGCCAGTGTAAGCCAGGCTTGGTCAGCATCAATCACAATGCCTCTGCGGGCTGCTTTGCCTACTGTTTCCCTCATTCCTGCGACCGGTCAGCCACCTGTCAGGTGACCTCCGATGGGAAGACCAG CTGTGTGTGCAAGGAGGGCGAGGTAGGGGATGGGCGTGCCTGCTATGGACACCTGCTCCATGAGATACAGAAGGCCAGCCAACTGGGTGTGGTATTCCTGCGGCTGAGAGTCACCCTGGCCATGTTGG ACCAGGGCTGCCGTGAGATACTCACCACATCGGGCCCATTTACCGTGCTGGTACCGTCCCTCTCGTCTGTCTTCTCCAGGACCATGAAC GCGTCCGTTGCCCGGCAGCTCTGCAAACAGCACATCATAGCGGGACAGCACATCCTGGAGGAATTGGGGACCCAGCAGACACGCAGGTGGTGGACACTGGATGGGCAGGAGCTCACCGTCACTTTCAACCACTTCATG CAGAAGTACACATACAAGTACAAAGAGCACCCCCAGCAAACATTCACCATCCAAAAGGCCAACTACCCGGCAGCCAATGGTGTCTTCCACTTGGTCACTGCTCTACAGTGGCAGCCCCCACCAGAGCTCCCTGAGGACCCCAAG AGAACCATCGGCCAGATCCTTGCCTCTACTGAGGCCTTCAGCCGGTTTGAAACCATCCTGGAG AACTGTGGGCTACCCTCCATCCTGGATGGGCCTGGGCCATTCACAGTGTTTGTCCCAAGCAACGAGGCTGTGGACATGTTGCGTGATGGCCGTCTGATCTACCTCTTCACAGCA GGTCTGTCCAAACTACAGGAGCTGGTGAAGTACCACATCTACAGCCATGGGCAG CTGACCATTGAGAAGCTCATCTCCAAGGGTCGGGTCCTCACCATGGCAAACCAGGTCCTGGCTGTGAATATCTCTGAGGAG GGGCGCATCCTGCTGGGACCCGAGGGGGTGCCACTACGGAGAGTGGACGTGCTGGCTGCCAATGGCGTGATCCACATGCTGGAGGGTGTCCTGCTGCCCCCGACCATCCTGCCCATCCTGCCTAAGCACTGCAACGAGGAGCAGTACAAGATCGTGGCG GGCTCCTGTGTGGACTGCCAAGCCCTGAACACCAGCATGTGCCCCCCCAACAGCATGAAGCTG GACATCTTCCCCAAGGAGTGTGTCTACACCCATGACCCTACTGGGCTCAACGTCCTGAAGAAAGGCTGCGCTCACTACTGCAACCAGACTATCCTG AAACCTGGCTGTTGCAAAGGGTTTTTTGGGCCTGACTGTATACAGTGTCCTGGGGGCTTCTCCAACCCCTGCTATGGCAAAGGCACC TGCAGCGACGGGGTCCGGGGCAACGGGGCCTGCCTCTGCTTCCCAGACTACAAAGGCATCGCCTGCCACATCTGCTCTAACCCAAACAAGCATGGAGACCAGTGCCAGGAAG ACTGTGGCTGCGTCCACGGTCTCTGTGACAACCGTCCAGGCAGTGGGGGTGTGTGCCAGCGTGGCACGTGTGCCCCAGGCTTCAGCGGCCACTTCTGCAATGAGTCCTCTGTGAACTGTGGGCCCACGGAACGGGCCCAGAGCTGCCACCTGCACGCCCGCTGTGTTAGCCAGGGAGGCGTTACCAG GTGTGTCTGTCTTGATGGCTTCGAGGGTGATGGCTTCTCCTGTACACCCAGCAACCCCTGCTCCCACCCAGACCGTGGTGGCTGCTCAGAAAAT GCTGAGTGtgtccctggggccctgggcaaCCACCACTGCACGTGCCACAAAGGCTGGAGCGGGGACGGCCGTGTCTGTGTGGCCATCGACGAGTGTGAGCTGGATGTGAGAGGTGGTTGTCACGCCGACGCCCTCTGCAGCTACGTGGGACCTGGGCAG AGCCGGTGCACCTGCAAGCTGGGATTCGCAGGGGATGGCTATGTGTGCAGTCCTATTGACCCCTGCCGGGCAGGCAACGGTGGCTGCCATGACCTG GCCATCTGCCAAGCAGTGGGGGGAGGTCAGCGGGTCTGCACATGCCCCTCTGGCTATGGGGGTGATGGCTTCAACTGCTACGGAGACATCTTCCGG gagCTGGAGGCAAATGCCCACTTCTCTGTCTTCTACCAGTGGATCAAG AGTGCTGGCATCACTCTTCCTACCGACAGCCGAGTCACAGCCCTGGTGCCCTCTGAGTCTGCCATCCGTAGGCTGAGCCCCGAGGACCAGGCCTTCTGGCTGCAGCCAAGGATGCTACCGCACCTGGTCAG GGCCCATTTTCTCCAGGGTGCCCTCTCTGAGGAGGAGCTGGCCCGGCTGGCTGGGCAGGATGTGGCCACCCTGAGCCCCACCACACGCTGGGAGATTCACAACATCAGTGGG AGGGTCTGGGTGCAGAATGCCAGCGTGGATGTGGCTGACCTCCTTGCCACCAATGGTGTCCTACATGTCCTCAGCCAG GTCTTACTGCCTCCGAGAGGGGACGCACTGCACGGGCAGGGGTTGCTGCAGCAGCTAGACTCGGTGCCTGCCTTCCACCTCTTCCGGGAGCTGCTGCAG CACCACAGCCTGGTGCCCCAGATCGAGGCAGCCACGGCCTACACCATCTTCGTGCCCACAAACCGTTCTCTGGAGGCCCAGGGAAACAGCAGCATACTG GATGCAGACACAGTGCGACATCACGTGATCCTGGGGGAAGCCCTCTCCACAGAATCCCTGCAGAAAGGGGGACACCGCAACTCTCTCCTGGGCCCTGCCCACTGGCTCGTCTTCTACAACCATAGCGGCCAG CCTGAGGTGAACCACATGCCGCTGGAAGGCCCTGTGCTGGAGGCCCCTGGCCGCTCGTTGTTTGGCCTGTCGGGGGTCCTGACTGTGGGCTCAAGCCGCTGCCTGCATAGCCATGCCGAGTCCCTGCGG gagAAATGCATAAACTGCACCCGGAAATTCCGCTGCACTCAGGGCTTCCAGCTGGAG AACACTCCCAGGAAGAGCTGTGTCTACCGATCTGGCTACTCATTCTCCCGGGGCTGTTCTTACACTTGTGCCAAGAAGATCCAG gtGCCTGACTGCTGCCCTGGCTTCTTCGGCACGCTGTGTGAGCCGTGCCCCGGGGGACTGGGTGGTGTGTGCTCGGGCCACGGGCAGTGCCAGGACCGGCTCCTGGGCAGCGGAGAGTGCCACTGCCACGAGGGCTTCCATGGAACAGCCTGTGAGATGTGCGAGCTGGGCCGCTATGGGCCCACCTGTGCCGGAG TCTGCAACTGTGCCCATGGGCTGTGCCAGGAGGGGCTCCAAGGGGATGGAAGCTGTGTCTGTCATGCGGGCTGGCAGGGCCCCCGCTGTGACCAGA AGATCAGCGGCCCTCAATGCCCAAAGAAGTGCGATCCCAATGCCAA CTGCGTACAGGACTTGGCTACAGCCCCGGCCTGTGTCTGTGCTGCGGGCTACTCAGGCGACGGCGTCCACTGTTCAG AGGTGGACCCTTGTGCCCGTGACCACGGGGGCTGTTCCCCTCACGCCAACTGTACCAAGGTGGCGCCTGGGCAGCGGACGTGCACCTGCCAGGATGGCTACACAGGAGATGGGGAGCTGTGCCAGG AAGTTAACAGCTGTCTCATCCACCACGGGGGCTGCCACATGCATGCTGAATGTATCCCTACAGGCCCCCAGCAG GTCTCTTGCAGCTGCCGTGAGGGTTACAGTGGGGATGGCATCCGGACCTGTGAACTCCTGGACCCTTGCTCCCAG AGTAATGGAGGCTGCAGCCCCTATGCTGTGTGTAAAAGCACAGGGGATGGCCAGAGGACGTGTACCTGTGACGCAGCCCATACCGTGGGTGATGGCTTCACCTGCCGTGCCCGAGTTGGCCTG GAGCTCCTTCGGGACAGGCATGCCTCATTCTTCAGCCTCCACCTCCTG GAATACAAGGAGCTCAAGGGCGATGGGCCTTTCACAGTCTTTGTGCCTCGCGCAGATCTAATGAGCAACCTGTCGCAG GATGAGCTGGCCCGGATTCGCGCCCACCGCCAGCTTGTGTTCCGCTACCACGTGGTCGGCTGCCGGCAGCTGAGGAGCCAGGAGCTGCTGGACGAGGGCTACGTCACCACGCTCTCAGGGCACACGCTGCGCATCCACGAGAGGGAG ggcagcATCTATCTCAATGACTTCGCCCGTGTGGTGAGCAGTGACCACGAGGCTGTGAATGGCGTGCTGCACTTCATCGACCGAGTCCTGCTGCCGCCGGACGTGTTATACTGGAAGCCTGACGTTGCCCCTATCCTGCGG AGAAACGTCACCGCCGCTGCTGAGAGCTTTGGTTACAAGATCTTCAGCGGCCTCGTGAAG GTGGCTGGCCTCCTGCCTCTGCTTCAGGATGCAGCCCACAGGCCCCTCACAATGCTGTGGCCCACAGACTCTGCCCTGCAAGCCCTGCCACCTGATCGCCAGGCCTGGCTGTACCATGAAGACCACCGTGACAAGCTGGCAGCCATTCTGCGGGGCCATGTGATTCGCAACATTGAG GCCTTGGCATCTGACCTGCCCAACCTGGGCCCACTCCGCACCATGCATGGGACCCCCATCTCCTTCTCCTGCAGCCGTGTCCGGCCG GGTGAGCTCACCGTGGGTGAGGAGGATGCCCGCATCATGCAGCGGCACCTTCCCTTTGAGGGTGGCCTGGCCTATGGCATCGACCAGCTGCTGGAGCCACCTGGCCTTGGTGCCCGCTGTGACCGCTTTGAGACTCGACCTCTGCGGCTG AAGATCTGTAGCATTTGCGGGCTAGAACCGCCTTGTCCTGAGGGCTCACGGGAGCAG GGCAGTCCTGAGACCTGCTGGCGGTACTACTCAAAGTTCTGGACGTCCCCTCCACTGCACTCCTTGGCACTGCGCAGCATTTGGGCCCGGTCTAGCCTCTGGGGTCAGCCCCAAGGCCTGGGCAGGGGCTGCCACCGCAACTGTGTCACCACCACCTGGAAGCCCAGCTGCTGCCCTGGTCACTATGGCAGCGAGTGCCGAG CTTGCCCTGGTGGCGCCAGCAGCCCCTGTGGTGGCCACGGCGTGTGCATGGACGGCATGAGTGGCAGCGGGCAGTGCCAGTGCCATTCGAGGTTTACAGGGACAGCGTGTGAACTCTGTGCCTCGGGTGCCTTTGGGCCCCAGTGCCAAG CCTGCCGCTGCACCTCCCATGGCCGCTGTGACGAGGGCCTTGGGGGCTCTGGCTCCTGCTTCTGTGATGAGGGCTGGACCGGGCCAAGCTGTGAGGTGCAGCTGA AGCTGCAGCCTGTGTGTGCCCCGCCCTGTGCGCCCGAGGCCGTGTGCCGCGCGGGCAACAGCTGTGAGTGCGGCCTGGGCTATGAAGGGGATGGCCGCTCGTGCACAG TGGCGGACCTGTGCCGGGATGGGCATGGCGGCTGCAGCGAGCACGCCACCTGCAGCCAAGCAGGCACAGTGGTCACCTGCACCTGCTTGCCTGCCTACGAGGGCGACGGCTGGAGCTGCCGGGCCCGCGACCCTTGTGCAGACGGCCACCGTGGGGGCTGCAGCGAGCATGCCGACTGCTTGAACACGGGCCCG AACACGAGGCGCTGTGTGTGCCATGCTGGCTACGTGGGTGACGGACTGCAGTGTCTGGAGGAGCCTGAGCCGCCCGTGGACCGCTGCCTGGGCCAGCCACCACCCTGTCACGTGGATGCTGTGTGCACTGACCTCCACTTCCAGG agAAACAGGCTGGTGTCTTCCACCTCCAGGCCCCCAGCGGCCCTTACGGCCTAAACTTCTCAGAGGCCGAGGCAGCGTGTGGGGCCCAGGGAGCTGTTCTTGCTTCTCTCCCTCAGCTCTCTGCTGCCCAGAAG CTCGGCTTCCACCTGTGCCGTGTGGGCTGGCTGGCCAACGGCTCGGCTGCCCACCCGGTCGTCTTCCCTGCGGCAGACTGTGGTGGTGGGCAGGTGGGCGTCATCAGCCTGGGCCTCCGGAAGAACCACTCAGAGCGCTGGGACACCTACTGCTACCGCGAGCAAG ATGTGGCCTGCCGGTGCCGCCAAGGCTTTGTGGGTGATGGGACAAGCATCTGCAATGGGAAGCTGCTCGACGTACTGGCTGCCACGGCCAACTTCTCCACCTTCTATGGG ATGCTGCTTGGCTATGCCAATGCCACCCCTCGGGGTCTGGACTTCCTGGACTTCCTGGACGATGAGCTCACCTATAAGACACTCTTTGTCCCTGTTAATGAAGGCTTCGTGGACAACATG ACGCTGAGCGGCCCAGACCTGGAGCTGCATGCCTCCAACACCACCTTCCTGAGCACCAATGCCAGCCAGGATACTGTGCTCCCCGCCCACTCGGGCCTCAGCCTCTTCTTCAGTGCTGTGGGCCCTGACAACAGTTCCTGGGCCCCTGTG GCCCCAGGGGCGGTCGTGGTTAGCCACGTCGTCGTGTGGGACATCATGGCATTCAACGGCATCATCCATGCTCTGGCCAGGCCCCTCCTGGCTCCCCTACAACCT GCAGCGGTGGCGCCTGAGGGTCCACCCGTGGTGGCAGGTGTGGGGGCCGTAGTGGCTGCTGGAGCACTGCTTGGCCTAGTGGCTGGGGCCTTCTACCTCCGTGCCCGAGGCCAGGCCACGGGCTTTGGCTTCTCCACCTTCCAG GCGGAAGATGATGCTGAGGATGACTTCTCTTCATGGCAGGAAGGAACCAGCCCAACCCTGGTCTCTGTTCCCAACCCCGTCTTCGGCAGCCCTGATGCCTTTT CGGTCCTCCCCCCTACCCAGGACTCACTCCTGGAGGAGGACTTCCCGGACACCCAGCGGATCCTCACGGTCAAGTGA